In Pseudomonas sp. MM213, a genomic segment contains:
- the oscA gene encoding sulfur starvation response protein OscA has product MSASLRSVDGQDEATILREIQSALRDLRFGAVEITVHNAQVVQIERKEKFRLQNPSTKSS; this is encoded by the coding sequence ATGAGCGCATCCCTACGTAGCGTTGACGGTCAAGACGAAGCCACCATCTTGCGTGAGATCCAGAGCGCCCTGCGCGATCTGCGATTTGGCGCCGTGGAAATCACCGTACACAACGCTCAAGTGGTCCAGATCGAGCGTAAAGAGAAATTCCGTTTGCAGAACCCGAGCACCAAGTCGAGCTAA
- a CDS encoding Mpo1 family 2-hydroxy fatty acid dioxygenase — MKSLVDHLSQYAAYHRDPRNIASHFIGIPLIVVAVAVLLSRPQWAAGWLSPAVLVSLASAWFYLRLELRLGVLMTVLLGLCVWAGHVLAQQSTLVWLASGVGMFVIGWAIQFVGHHYEGRKPAFVDDVTGLIVGPLFVVVELAFLLGMRRDLKEQIEARVGGVRVNPKRAAA, encoded by the coding sequence ATGAAAAGCCTCGTTGACCATCTCAGTCAATACGCCGCCTACCACCGTGATCCGCGCAATATTGCCAGCCACTTTATCGGCATTCCGCTGATTGTGGTCGCTGTCGCGGTGTTGCTGTCGCGGCCGCAATGGGCCGCAGGCTGGCTTTCACCGGCGGTGCTGGTCTCGCTGGCATCGGCATGGTTCTACCTGCGCCTGGAACTGCGTTTAGGCGTGCTGATGACGGTGCTGCTCGGACTGTGCGTTTGGGCGGGTCATGTGCTGGCACAGCAAAGCACGCTGGTGTGGCTGGCGAGCGGCGTCGGGATGTTTGTGATCGGCTGGGCGATTCAGTTTGTCGGGCATCATTACGAAGGACGCAAACCGGCGTTTGTCGATGATGTGACGGGGTTGATTGTCGGACCGTTGTTTGTGGTGGTTGAACTGGCGTTTTTGCTGGGGATGCGACGGGATTTGAAAGAGCAGATCGAGGCGCGGGTTGGGGGTGTTCGGGTCAATCCGAAGCGCGCTGCTGCGTAA
- the dibA gene encoding phosphodiesterase DibA yields the protein MSATYRDAMRASLLYLLLSVVWLELSGYLLNSFFDSSDELLRWQLINGYVWVVLSAGLIFLARARLFRCLGIGAKLRERNEDRERLRQAAAVFDCTREGVLVTDRNGVIVHVNRAFMEITGYQCEEVLGQQPSLFKSGHHPASFYQTMFATLNRCGEWSGEIWNRRKNGGIYPQWQTIRLIHDDQGQLSHYVAVFSDISAIKDSEHELKYLAHHDPLTDLPNRLLFTDRAEQALASAQIQKRGCALLMIDLDHFKMINDSLGHTVGDQLLKAVAERLKAMFGPGITLARLGGDEFAVLAESCPQLVHAAALAQRIVDGLKEPFHIDGHRLFINASIGISLFPGDALSAEQLLRNADSALFKAKSAGRDGYALYTEELTAHAQQRVETASELRRALEQQELRVYYQPVHDLKTRRLVGVEALVRWEHPQRGLVSPAEFIPIAERTGLIAEIDAWVMQQACRQMCHWQQAGVALSFVAVNVSSRLFARRELYQQVAQVLRDTGLDPAYLELEVTESAVMDDPEVALEQMHRLRELGVRLAIDDFGTGYSSLLRLKRLPVQKLKIDQGFVAGLPWDDDDAAIVRVIIALAQSMGMQVHAEGIEQVEQAGFLLEQGCDLGQGYWFGRPVPAGQLDWMHAPEIH from the coding sequence ATGTCTGCCACCTATCGCGATGCCATGCGTGCATCGCTGCTTTACCTGCTGCTTTCCGTCGTCTGGCTGGAGCTCAGTGGTTATTTATTGAACAGTTTCTTCGATAGCTCCGATGAGTTACTGCGATGGCAACTGATCAACGGTTACGTTTGGGTGGTGCTCAGCGCCGGGCTGATCTTCCTCGCCCGGGCTCGGTTGTTCCGTTGCCTGGGGATCGGCGCCAAATTGCGTGAGCGCAATGAAGACCGGGAGCGTTTGCGTCAGGCCGCCGCCGTGTTCGATTGCACCCGCGAAGGCGTGCTGGTCACCGACCGTAATGGGGTGATCGTCCATGTGAACCGCGCCTTCATGGAAATTACCGGCTACCAGTGCGAAGAAGTGCTGGGCCAGCAACCCAGCCTGTTCAAGTCCGGCCACCACCCGGCGAGTTTCTACCAGACGATGTTCGCCACGCTCAACCGTTGTGGCGAGTGGAGCGGCGAGATCTGGAACCGTCGCAAAAACGGCGGGATCTACCCGCAATGGCAGACGATCCGCCTGATTCACGACGACCAGGGCCAGCTCAGCCACTACGTCGCGGTGTTTTCCGACATCAGCGCGATCAAGGATTCCGAGCACGAACTCAAGTACCTGGCGCATCACGATCCACTGACCGATCTGCCCAACCGCCTGCTGTTCACCGACCGTGCCGAGCAGGCATTGGCGTCGGCGCAAATCCAAAAGCGCGGCTGTGCGTTGCTGATGATCGATCTGGATCATTTCAAGATGATCAATGACAGCCTTGGGCACACGGTCGGTGACCAATTGCTCAAGGCCGTGGCCGAACGCTTGAAGGCCATGTTCGGCCCGGGCATCACGCTGGCGCGGCTGGGCGGCGATGAGTTCGCCGTACTGGCTGAAAGTTGCCCGCAGCTGGTGCATGCCGCAGCACTGGCCCAGCGGATCGTCGACGGTCTCAAGGAGCCGTTTCACATTGACGGTCATCGGCTGTTTATCAACGCCAGCATCGGCATCAGCCTGTTCCCCGGCGATGCCTTGAGCGCTGAACAGCTGCTGCGCAACGCCGACTCGGCCTTGTTCAAGGCCAAAAGCGCTGGTCGCGACGGTTACGCGCTCTACACCGAAGAATTGACCGCCCATGCGCAACAGCGGGTCGAGACGGCATCCGAATTGCGCCGCGCGCTGGAGCAGCAGGAATTGCGCGTGTATTACCAGCCGGTTCACGACCTCAAGACCCGTCGCCTGGTCGGTGTCGAGGCGCTGGTGCGCTGGGAGCACCCGCAGCGGGGGTTGGTGTCGCCAGCGGAGTTCATCCCCATCGCCGAGCGCACCGGATTGATCGCCGAGATCGATGCCTGGGTCATGCAGCAGGCTTGCCGGCAGATGTGCCACTGGCAGCAGGCCGGGGTGGCGTTGTCGTTTGTCGCGGTGAATGTTTCATCGCGCTTGTTCGCGCGCCGTGAGCTGTATCAGCAGGTGGCGCAGGTGCTGCGCGACACCGGGCTGGATCCCGCGTATCTGGAGCTGGAAGTCACCGAGAGTGCGGTGATGGATGACCCGGAAGTGGCCCTGGAGCAGATGCATCGTTTGCGCGAGCTCGGCGTACGGCTGGCCATCGATGATTTCGGCACGGGGTATTCGTCACTGTTGCGACTCAAGCGTTTGCCGGTGCAGAAACTCAAGATCGACCAGGGCTTCGTCGCCGGATTGCCCTGGGATGACGACGACGCGGCCATCGTGCGCGTGATCATCGCCCTGGCGCAAAGCATGGGCATGCAGGTGCATGCCGAAGGGATCGAGCAGGTCGAGCAGGCGGGTTTCCTGCTGGAGCAGGGTTGCGATCTTGGTCAGGGCTACTGGTTCGGCCGACCGGTGCCGGCGGGGCAACTGGACTGGATGCACGCCCCCGAGATCCACTGA
- the cysW gene encoding sulfate ABC transporter permease subunit CysW: MSQSSIAAASSNAARRGSATSRRILIGLGWLVFALFLLLPLVIVVSQGLKNGLGSFFTAILEPDALSALKLTVIAVLISVPLNLVFGVSAAWCVSKYSFRGKSILVTLIDLPFSVSPVIAGLVYVLMFGAQGLFGPWLQDHDIQIVFALPGIVLATIFVTVPFVARELIPLMQEQGTQEEEAARLLGANGWQMFWHVTVPNIKWGLIYGVVLCTARAMGEFGAVSVVSGHIRGVTNTLPLHVEILYNEYNHVAAFAVASLLLILALFILLLKQWSENRINRLRASAAEE, encoded by the coding sequence ATGTCCCAATCATCTATTGCTGCTGCTTCCTCGAACGCTGCCCGCCGTGGCAGTGCCACGTCACGGCGAATCCTGATCGGCCTCGGCTGGCTGGTGTTTGCCCTTTTCCTGTTGCTGCCGCTCGTGATCGTGGTGTCCCAGGGTTTGAAGAATGGTCTGGGTTCGTTCTTCACCGCGATCCTTGAACCCGACGCGCTGTCGGCGCTGAAACTCACGGTCATCGCCGTGTTGATTTCGGTCCCGCTGAACCTCGTGTTCGGCGTCAGCGCCGCGTGGTGCGTGAGCAAATACTCGTTCCGCGGTAAAAGCATTCTGGTGACCCTGATCGACCTGCCGTTCTCGGTATCGCCGGTGATCGCCGGTCTGGTCTACGTGCTGATGTTCGGCGCGCAGGGGCTGTTCGGCCCGTGGTTGCAGGATCACGATATCCAGATCGTCTTCGCCTTGCCGGGCATCGTGCTGGCGACGATTTTCGTCACCGTGCCGTTCGTGGCGCGTGAACTGATCCCGCTGATGCAGGAACAAGGCACGCAGGAAGAAGAAGCCGCGCGCCTGCTGGGCGCCAATGGCTGGCAGATGTTCTGGCACGTCACCGTGCCCAATATCAAATGGGGCCTGATCTACGGCGTGGTGCTGTGTACCGCGCGGGCGATGGGTGAGTTCGGGGCGGTGTCGGTGGTTTCCGGGCACATTCGCGGGGTGACCAACACCTTGCCGCTGCACGTCGAGATCCTCTACAACGAATACAACCACGTGGCCGCGTTCGCTGTGGCGAGCCTGTTGCTGATCCTGGCGCTCTTCATCCTGCTGCTCAAGCAGTGGAGCGAAAACCGTATTAACCGCCTGCGCGCCAGCGCCGCGGAGGAATAA
- the desA gene encoding delta-9 fatty acid desaturase DesA produces MWYEGFLGLSPWSLVAVTLLMTHVTIIGVTVYLHRYSAHRSLELNAGLKHFFRFWLWLTTAQNTREWTAIHRKHHAKCETVDDPHSPVIKGLSTVLRKGAELYRAEAENPETLRIYGKNCPEDWIERNLYSRYPLLGVAIMAVIDLLLFGTIGITIWAIQMMWIPVWAAGVVNGLGHAVGYRNFECRDAATNLVPWGILIGGEELHNNHHTYPNSAKLSVKKWEFDLGWAWIQVFSFLRLAKVQRVAPIAHRVEGKGNLDMDTAMAILNNRFQIMAQYRKLVIAPLVKQELEKVDHSVRHQFHRAKRLLSRETSLLDDKHHLRIQTMLEHSQALKVIYEKRLALQQIWVKTSSNGHDMLAAIKDWVHEAEASGIQSLRDFADQLKTYSLRPAATA; encoded by the coding sequence ATGTGGTACGAAGGTTTTCTCGGCTTGTCGCCCTGGTCACTGGTGGCAGTCACCCTGCTGATGACCCACGTCACGATTATCGGCGTGACGGTCTATCTGCATCGTTATTCAGCCCATCGCTCGCTTGAGCTCAATGCCGGCCTGAAACATTTCTTCCGCTTCTGGCTGTGGCTGACCACGGCGCAGAACACCCGCGAGTGGACCGCCATCCACCGCAAGCATCACGCCAAATGCGAAACCGTCGATGACCCGCACAGCCCGGTCATCAAGGGCTTGTCCACCGTTCTGCGCAAAGGTGCCGAGCTGTACCGAGCCGAAGCGGAAAACCCCGAGACCCTGCGCATCTACGGCAAGAATTGCCCCGAAGACTGGATCGAACGCAACCTCTACAGCCGTTACCCGCTGTTGGGCGTGGCGATCATGGCCGTCATCGACCTGCTGCTGTTCGGCACCATCGGCATCACCATCTGGGCTATCCAGATGATGTGGATCCCGGTCTGGGCCGCCGGTGTGGTCAATGGCCTGGGCCACGCCGTCGGCTACCGCAACTTCGAATGCCGCGATGCGGCGACCAATCTGGTGCCCTGGGGCATCCTGATCGGCGGTGAAGAACTGCATAACAACCATCACACCTATCCTAATTCGGCAAAACTGTCGGTGAAGAAGTGGGAATTCGACCTCGGCTGGGCCTGGATCCAGGTCTTCAGTTTCCTGCGCCTGGCCAAGGTTCAACGAGTTGCGCCGATTGCCCACCGGGTCGAAGGCAAAGGCAACCTGGACATGGACACCGCCATGGCCATCCTCAACAACCGCTTCCAGATCATGGCCCAGTACCGCAAATTGGTGATCGCGCCGCTGGTCAAACAAGAGCTGGAAAAGGTCGATCACTCGGTCCGTCACCAATTCCACAGGGCCAAACGCCTGCTCTCGCGGGAAACCAGCCTGCTCGATGACAAACACCACCTGCGCATCCAGACCATGCTCGAGCACAGTCAGGCGCTGAAGGTAATTTACGAGAAACGACTGGCCTTGCAGCAGATCTGGGTCAAGACCAGCTCAAATGGTCACGACATGCTGGCGGCCATCAAGGATTGGGTACACGAAGCCGAAGCCAGCGGAATTCAGTCCCTGCGCGACTTCGCCGACCAATTGAAGACCTATTCCCTGCGCCCTGCCGCTACTGCCTGA
- a CDS encoding sulfate ABC transporter substrate-binding protein, producing the protein MSSIRHFALAALASALFAGSAVAKDYELLNVSYDPTRELYQDYNAEFVKYWQKDHAGDTVKIQQSHGGSGKQGRAVIDGLRADVVTLALAGDIDEIAKLGKTLPADWQKRLPEASTPYTSTIVFLVRKGNPKGIKDWGDLIKNDVSVITPNPKTSGGARWNFLAAWAYGLKANGGNEAKAKEYVQTLFKHVPVLDTGARGSTITFVNNGQGDVLLAWENEAFLALKEDGGADKFEIVVPSLSILAEPPVAVVDKNAEKKGNEQIAEAYLKHLYSPAGQEIAAKNFYRPRDKDVSAKYAQQFPKLELVTIDKDFGGWKTAQPKFFNDGGVFDQIYSAQ; encoded by the coding sequence ATGTCGTCGATTCGTCATTTCGCTTTGGCCGCACTGGCCAGTGCCCTTTTTGCTGGTTCTGCGGTTGCCAAGGATTATGAGCTGCTCAACGTGTCGTACGACCCGACTCGTGAGCTGTATCAGGATTACAACGCCGAGTTCGTCAAGTACTGGCAGAAAGACCATGCTGGCGACACCGTGAAAATCCAGCAGTCCCACGGTGGCTCGGGCAAGCAGGGTCGTGCGGTGATCGACGGTCTGCGTGCCGACGTAGTGACCCTGGCCCTGGCCGGTGACATCGACGAAATCGCCAAACTCGGCAAGACCCTGCCGGCGGACTGGCAGAAGCGTCTGCCGGAAGCGAGCACGCCGTACACTTCGACCATCGTGTTCCTGGTGCGTAAAGGCAACCCTAAAGGCATCAAGGACTGGGGCGACCTGATCAAGAACGACGTGTCGGTCATCACTCCAAACCCGAAAACCTCCGGCGGCGCACGCTGGAATTTCCTCGCGGCCTGGGCCTATGGCCTGAAAGCCAACGGTGGCAACGAAGCCAAGGCCAAGGAATACGTACAAACCCTGTTCAAGCACGTACCTGTGCTGGACACCGGTGCTCGCGGTTCGACCATCACTTTCGTCAACAACGGTCAGGGCGACGTGTTGCTGGCCTGGGAAAACGAAGCCTTCCTGGCGCTGAAAGAAGACGGCGGCGCCGACAAGTTCGAGATCGTCGTGCCTTCGCTGTCGATCCTGGCCGAGCCTCCAGTGGCGGTCGTCGACAAAAACGCCGAGAAAAAAGGCAACGAGCAGATCGCCGAAGCGTACCTCAAGCACCTGTACAGCCCGGCCGGTCAGGAAATTGCCGCGAAAAACTTCTATCGTCCACGTGACAAGGACGTCTCCGCCAAATACGCCCAGCAGTTCCCGAAACTGGAACTGGTGACCATCGACAAAGACTTCGGCGGCTGGAAAACCGCGCAACCGAAATTCTTTAATGACGGTGGCGTGTTCGACCAGATTTACTCGGCGCAGTAA
- a CDS encoding sulfate/molybdate ABC transporter ATP-binding protein, giving the protein MSIEVRNVSKNFNAFKALNDISLDIQSGELVALLGPSGCGKTTLLRIIAGLETPDQGNIVFHGEDVSGHDVRDRNVGFVFQHYALFRHMTVFDNVAFGLRMKPKNQRPTESQIAAKVHELLNMVQLDWLSDRYPEQLSGGQRQRIALARALAVEPKVLLLDEPFGALDAKVRKELRRWLARLHEDINLTSVFVTHDQEEAMEVADRIVVMNKGVIEQIGSPGDVYENPASDFVYHFLGDSNRLHLGEDKHVLFRPHEVSLSRHELEDHHAAEVRDIRPLGATTRVTLKVEGQSDLIEAEVVKDHDSLIGLAKGETLFFKPKVWQKVANI; this is encoded by the coding sequence ATGTCGATCGAAGTGCGTAACGTCAGCAAGAATTTCAATGCGTTCAAGGCCCTCAATGACATCAGCCTGGACATTCAAAGCGGCGAACTCGTGGCGCTGCTTGGCCCGTCGGGTTGCGGCAAGACCACGCTGCTGCGGATCATCGCCGGTCTGGAAACCCCGGATCAGGGCAACATCGTGTTCCACGGTGAAGACGTTTCCGGCCACGACGTGCGTGATCGCAACGTCGGCTTCGTGTTCCAGCATTACGCGTTGTTCCGCCACATGACGGTGTTCGACAACGTCGCGTTCGGCTTGCGCATGAAACCGAAAAACCAGCGCCCGACTGAAAGCCAGATCGCGGCGAAGGTCCACGAATTGCTGAACATGGTGCAACTGGACTGGTTGTCGGATCGCTACCCGGAACAACTCTCCGGCGGCCAGCGTCAACGTATCGCGCTGGCTCGTGCCTTGGCGGTGGAGCCGAAAGTGCTGCTGCTCGACGAACCGTTCGGTGCTCTCGACGCCAAGGTCCGCAAGGAGCTGCGTCGCTGGCTGGCACGGCTGCACGAAGACATCAACCTGACTTCCGTGTTCGTGACCCACGACCAGGAAGAGGCGATGGAAGTGGCCGACCGTATCGTGGTGATGAACAAAGGGGTGATCGAGCAGATCGGCTCACCGGGCGACGTCTACGAAAACCCGGCCAGCGATTTTGTTTATCACTTCCTCGGCGATTCCAACCGTCTGCATCTGGGCGAAGACAAACACGTGCTGTTCCGTCCGCATGAAGTGTCGCTGTCGCGGCATGAACTGGAGGATCACCACGCGGCCGAAGTGCGCGATATCCGTCCATTGGGCGCGACAACCCGGGTGACGTTGAAGGTCGAAGGGCAGAGTGATTTGATCGAAGCGGAAGTGGTGAAGGATCACGACAGCCTGATCGGTCTGGCGAAGGGCGAAACCTTGTTCTTCAAGCCAAAGGTCTGGCAGAAAGTCGCCAACATCTAA
- the cysT gene encoding sulfate ABC transporter permease subunit CysT: protein MSRRISPVIPGFGLTLGYTLVYLSLIVLIPLAAMFVHAAQLTWDQFWATISAPRVLAALKLSFGTALYAAIINGIIGTLLAWVLVRYTFPGRKVIDAMIDLPFALPTAVAGIALTALYAPNGWVGQFAADLGFKIAYTPLGITLALTFVTLPFVVRTVQPVLADIPREVEEAAACLGAKPLQVFRHILVPALLPAWLTGFALAFARGVGEYGSVIFIAGNMPMKTEILPLLIMVKLDQYDYTGATSIGVLMLVVSFVLLLLINLLQRRIETP, encoded by the coding sequence ATGTCGCGTCGTATCTCCCCCGTCATACCCGGCTTCGGGCTGACGCTGGGCTACACCTTGGTGTACCTCAGCCTGATTGTGCTCATACCACTGGCGGCGATGTTCGTGCATGCCGCTCAACTCACCTGGGATCAGTTCTGGGCGACCATCTCGGCGCCCCGCGTGCTGGCGGCGTTGAAGCTGAGTTTCGGCACCGCGCTGTACGCCGCGATCATCAACGGCATCATCGGCACGCTGCTGGCCTGGGTGTTGGTGCGCTATACCTTCCCGGGTCGCAAGGTCATCGATGCGATGATCGATTTGCCCTTCGCATTGCCCACGGCCGTGGCCGGTATCGCGCTGACTGCGCTGTACGCGCCGAATGGTTGGGTGGGTCAGTTTGCTGCGGACCTGGGTTTCAAGATCGCGTATACCCCCCTCGGCATCACGCTGGCGCTGACTTTTGTAACGCTTCCATTCGTAGTACGTACGGTACAGCCAGTATTGGCCGATATCCCGCGTGAAGTGGAAGAAGCAGCTGCGTGCCTGGGTGCCAAACCACTGCAGGTTTTCCGCCATATCCTGGTGCCCGCACTGCTGCCTGCCTGGTTGACCGGTTTCGCGTTGGCCTTTGCCCGCGGGGTCGGCGAGTACGGTTCGGTGATTTTCATCGCCGGCAACATGCCGATGAAAACCGAGATCCTGCCGCTGCTGATCATGGTCAAACTCGACCAGTACGATTACACCGGCGCCACCTCCATTGGTGTACTGATGCTGGTGGTTTCCTTCGTCCTGTTGCTGCTGATCAACTTGCTGCAACGCCGTATTGAAACCCCATAA